Proteins from one Aspergillus nidulans FGSC A4 chromosome VIII genomic window:
- a CDS encoding uncharacterized protein (transcript_id=CADANIAT00002145) translates to MSDLEEFIRVARKAVEASPEDHPDRDKYLNNLGIGLRDRYERTGAMADLNESIQIFQQALRATPEDHSDRATRLDNLGSALGDRYTITGALADLEESIQLGQEAVEATPEDHPDRGMFLNNLGRGLRDRYERTEEVTDFNKSIQLGWEAVKATPEDHPERAMYLNSLGNQLADRYEMTGAMADLNMSIQLGWEAVKATPGDYPDRAMYLNNLGSQLGDRYERTGKIADLGEAIQLGREAVDATLEDHPDRLMYLNNLRSQLEDRYERTGALADLEESIQIGREIVKATPEDHRAMYLNNLGNQLRDRYERTGEMADLEESIQLGREAADATPEDHPDRAMYLNTLGSRLRSRYERTGTMADLEESIQFGRQAVEATPEDHPDQATRLDNLRSSLGDRYTRTGAITDLEESIRIGREAVQATPQDHPARAIYLNHLASGLRDLHKRTGSMAELNESIQIGREAVQATPQDHPDRAMYLNNLGNELGNRYERTGEMADLEESIRIGREAVKATPQDHPARAMHLNNLGSGVGDRYKRTGDMADLEESIQIGREAVEATPQDDPDRAMYLNNLGCGLRDRYERTGEMADLEESIQIGQEAVEATPEYHPDRAMCLNNLGRGLRDQYERTGAMADLEESIRIGRKAVEATPQDHPDQAMYLNHLGTGLRDRYERTGEMADLRESIQIGREAVETTPEDHPDRATYLTNLGNRLGEQYTKTGAMAELNESIQLGREALKVTPEDHPERAIYLNNLGSGLKDRYERTGAMTDLEESIQIGRQAVEATPEDHPDRAMYLNNLGDGLGDRYAKTGAVADLLEAISHQQSALRQQSSFIATRVQAGHCALRNLAILSDWQQSYEVADIAVHLVPRLTARSLENSDKQHLLGEVVGLASDAASVALNAQKGAVEAYPALATRFVQLRDILGKPSTRNEFLTTTNPTTSGQAQARQRYNADRELDKLIIEIRKQPGFDDFLLAPSEDEMRLAAQKGPIVTINVSRYRCDAILIAQDKISSLHLPNLTSEEIEEKAKTTDDLGSPIILEWLWDAIMHPVLESLGLDRSPSGNNWPHIWWIPTGALSKFPLHAAGYHGRGTQETVLDRVMSSYSSSVKAIIHGRRRPAKQPTSAHALLIAMEHTPGNSRLPFAAKEIAILHDPFRSMGLDPIQPGQYKRDLVPYLPQCRIFHFAGHGYTDKANPSKSCLLLRDGKDGPLTVANLLEMNLREYSPFLAYLSACGTGQIRDERFLDESIHLISAFQLAGFRHVIGTLWKVDDETCMDMARITYKTMAGGNMKDESVCQGLHQAARRLRDHCLNRPSVSQTEVDNLGGRHVGSDRLPRDIIWYDSDMDSNDVYQGTRYLPWVPYVHFGV, encoded by the exons atgtctgaccttgaagagttTATCCGAGTTGCACGGAAAGCTGTTGAAGCATcaccagaagatcatcctgacCGGGATAAGTATTTGAACAACCTCGGAATTGGGCTTAGGGACCGATATGAAAGGACGGGGGCAATGGCTGACCTTAACGAGTCTATTCAAATTTTCCAGCAAGCTCTCAGAGCAACGCCAGAAGACCATAGTGACCGTGCTACACGTTTAGACAATCTTGGAAGTGCACTTGGCGACCGCTATACCATCACAGGAGCATTagctgaccttgaagagtctaTCCAGCTTGGACaggaagctgttgaagcaACGCCAGAAGATCACCCTGACCGGGGCATGTTTCTAAACAACCTTGGGCGTGGGCTTAGGGATCGATACGAAAGGACAGAAGAAGTGACTGATTTTAATAAGTCTATACAACTTGGCTGGGAAGCTGTCAAAGCAACGCCAGAAGATCACCCTGAGCGTGCTATGTATTTGAACAGCCTAGGAAATCAACTTGCGGACCGATATGAAATGACAGGAGCAATGGCTGACCTTAACATGTCTATCCAACTTGGTTGGGAAGCTGTCAAAGCCACGCCAGGAGATTATCCTGACCGGGCTATGTATTTGAACAATCTCGGAAGTCAACTTGGGGACCGATATGAAAGGACAGGGAAAATAGCTGATCTTGGAGAGGCTATCCAGCTTGGGAgggaagctgttgatgcAACACTAGAGGATCATCCTGACCGGCTTATGTATTTGAACAATCTCAGAAGCCAACTTGAGGACCGATATGAAAGGACAGGAGCATTggctgatcttgaagagtctATTCAGATTGGAAGGGAGATTGTCAAAGCAACACCAGAAGATCACCGGGCTATGTATTTGAACAATCTCGGAAATCAACTTAGGGACCGATATGAAAGGACAGGAGAAATggctgatcttgaagagtctATTCAGCTTGGACGGGAAGCTGCTGATGCAACACCAGAAGACCATCCTGATCGGGCCATGTATTTGAATACACTTGGATCTCGACTTAGAAGCCGATATGAAAGGACAGGAACaatggctgaccttgaagagtctaTCCAATTTGGACGACAGGCCGTTGAAGCAAcaccagaagatcatcctgacCAGGCTACGCGTTTAGATAACCTTAGAAGTTCGCTTGGCGACCGATATACAAGAACAGGAGCAATAactgaccttgaagagtctaTTCGAATCGGGAGGGAAGCTGTTCAAGCAACACcacaagatcatcctgcaCGGGCTATATATTTGAACCACCTTGCAAGTGGACTCCGGGACCTGCATAAAAGGACAGGGTCAATGGCTGAACTTAACGAGTCTATCCAAATTGGACGTGAAGCTGTTCAAGCAACACcacaagatcatcctgacCGGGCTATGTATTTGAACAACCTTGGAAATGAGCTTGGCAACCGATATGAAAGGACAGGGGAAATggctgatcttgaagagtcCATCCGAATCGGACGGGAAGCTGTCAAAGCAACACcacaagatcatcctgcaCGGGCTATGCATCTGAACAACCTTGGGAGTGGGGTTGGTGACCGATATAAGAGGACAGGAGACATggctgatcttgaagagtctATCCAAATTGGACGGGAGGCTGTTGAAGCAACACCACAAGATGACCCTGACCGGGCTATGTATTTGAACAACCTGGGATGTGGGCTTAGAGACCGGTATGAAAGGACAGGAGAaatggctgaccttgaagagtctaTTCAAATTGGTCAGGAGGCTGTTGAAGCAACACCAGAGTATCATCCCGACCGGGCTATGTGTTTGAACAACCTTGGCCGCGGGCTTAGGGACCAATATGAAAGGACAGGAGCaatggctgaccttgaagagtctaTTCGAATTGGACGGAAAGCCGTTGAAGCAACGCCACAAGATCACCCTGACCAGGCTATGTATCTAAACCACCTTGGAACTGGGCTTAGGGACCGATATGAACGGACAGGAGAAATGGCTGATCTTAGAGAGTCCATCCAAATCGGACGGGAAGCTGTTGAAACAACACCTGAGGATCATCCTGACAGGGCCACATATCTCACTAACCTCGGAAATCGACTTGGGGAACAATATACAAAGACAGGAGCAATGGCTGAACTTAACGAGTCTATACAACTTGGACGGGAAGCTCTTAAAGTAAcaccagaagatcatcctgaaCGGGCTATATATTTGAACAACCTTGGAAGCGGGCTCAAGGACCGATATGAAAGAACAGGAGCAATGACTGACCTTGAGGAGTCTATCCAAATTGGACGGCAAGCTGTTGAAGCAAcaccagaagatcatcctgacCGGGCTATGTATTTGAACAACCTTGGAGACGGGCTTGGTGACCGATATGCAAAGACTGGAGCAGTAGCCGACCTCCTTGAAGCTATTTCACATCAGCAGTCTGCTTTACGACAACAAAGCTCTTTCATTGCCACTCGAGTACAAGCTGGCCATTGTGCACTTCGGAATCTTGCCATTCTTTCAGACTGGCAGCAGAGCTACGAAGTCGCAGATATCGCTGTTCATCTCGTTCCTCGTTTAACGGCACGGTCACTTGAAAACTCTGATAAACAACATTTGCTTGGTGAAGTAGTGGGCCTTGCTTCTGATGCAGCATCTGTCGCATTGAATGCGCAAAAGGGAGCCGTG GAAGCATACCCTGCCCTGGCCACGCGATTTGTTCAGCTTCGGGATATACTAGGCAAGCCTTCTACGCGCAATGAATTTTTGACGACTACAAATCCCACGACTTCTGGGCAGGCTCAAGCGCGTCAGCGTTACAATGCTGACAGAGAACTTGACAAGTTGATCATTGAGATTCGAAAACAGCCGGGATTTGATGACTTTTTGCTAGCGCCgagtgaagatgaaatgCGACTTGCTGCGCAGAAGGGTCCTATTGTAACAATAAATGTCAGCCGGTACCGCTGTGATGCAATCCTGATTGCACAGGATAAAatatcttctctgcatctaCCCAACCTCACCAGCGAAGAgatcgaggagaaggcaaagaCAACAGATGATTTGGGAAGTCCTATTATCCTAGAATGGTTGTGGGATGCCATCATGCATCCTGTTCTAGAATCGCTAGGATTAGACCGATCCCCATCTGGCAACAATTGGCCACACATATGGTGGATCCCGACAGGTGCTTTGAGCAAATTCCCTCTCCATGCAGCTGGATATCATGGTAGAGGTACACAGGAGACAGTGCTTGATCGGGTCATGTCTTCCTACAGCTCGTCTGTTAAAGCGATTATACATGGACGTCGACGTCCTGCTAAGCAGCCAACTTCGGCACATGCACTTCTAATTGCTATGGAGCATACACCAGGGAATTCCAGGCTTCCATTTGCAGCTAAGGAAATAGCAATACTTCATGACCCGTTCAGATCAATGGGTCTCGACCCTATCCAGCCAGGACAATACAAACGCGATCTCGTACCGTATTTGCCGCAATGCAGGATATTCCACTTCGCTGGCCATGGTTATACAGACAAGGCAAATCCATCCAAAAGTTGTTTGCTTCTTAgagatgggaaagatggGCCCCTTACAGTAGCTAATCTTCTGGAAATGAATCTTCGAGAGTACTCACCATTCCTTGCTTACCTTTCAGCTTGTGGAACTGGCCAGATCAGAGATGAGAGGTTCCTTGACGAGAGTATTCACCTGATCAGCGCCTTCCAGCTGGCAGGATTCCGGCATGTTATTGGCACTCTCTGGAAGGTAGATGACGAAACCTGTATGGACATGGCAAGGATTACATATAAAACAATGGCGGGTGGAAACATGAAGGATGAATCAGTGTGTCAAGGCCTGCATCAGGCTGCCCGGAGACTTCGTGATCATTGTCTCAATAGGCCGTCAGTGAGTCAAACAGAGGTTGATAACCTAGGTGGTCGGCATGTTGGAAGCGACAGGTTACCACGAGACATCATTTGGTATGATTCCGACATGGATAGCAACGACGTTTACCAAGGTACAAGGTATTTACCGTGGGTTCCATATGTTCATTTTGGAGTCTGA
- a CDS encoding uncharacterized protein (transcript_id=CADANIAT00002146) yields the protein MAWTETIEVRDRSRGWSLQREILGKDLEEAKGVEDKKKEFSIWKCCILALTANSTDMSVQYMEPNTPMPPTCTKPVPWTTQYFKESIYLSKGWDLLLWVPQSYIYMAVIALECWV from the exons ATGGCTTGGACAGAGACAATAGAGGTTAGAGACAGGAGCAGAGGGTGGTCACTGCAGAGGGAGATACTGGGAAAGGACTtagaagaagcaaaaggggttgaggataagaagaaggaattTTCAATTTGGAAGTGTTGTATCTTGGCACTGACCGCTAACTCTACAGACATGTCCGTACAATACATGGAGCCCAACACCCCGATGCCTCCAACATGCACCAAACCCGTACCTTGGACGACGCAATACTTCAAGGAAAGCATTTACCTCTCGAAGGGATGGGACCTACTGTTATGGGTTCCTC AAAGTTATATCTACATGGCTGTAATTGCTCTTGAATGCTGGGTTTGA
- a CDS encoding uncharacterized protein (transcript_id=CADANIAT00002147): MTSQEVAWTLVRTLIRRHGIPQTMVSDRGSQFDKLIPIAELAINTRTSSATGVSPFYLTHGYDLSLFGLTEDLPEQSADQSPIQIRENIACMIKEAMDWAKASLAYSQQEAEHQANKK, encoded by the exons ATGACTTCTCAAGAGGTTGCTTGGACCCTCGTACGAACCCTGATACGACGCCACGGAATACCGCAGACAATGGTCTCTGATAGGGGCAGTCAATTT GACAAGCTCATCCCTATTGCAGAACTGGCTATCAATACTCGTACAAGCTCTGCTACTGGGGTGTCCCCTTTTTACCTAACCCATGGCTATGACCTCTCACTATTTGGCCTTACTGAGGACTTACCAGAGCAATCTGCCGATCAGAGCCCCATCCAGATCAGGGAAAATATTGCTTGTATGATCAAAGAAGCCATGGACTGGGCCAAAGCATCTCTAGCTTACTCACaacaagaagctgaacaccAGGCAAATAAGAAGTGA
- a CDS encoding uncharacterized protein (transcript_id=CADANIAT00002148) yields the protein MSQEELVVLRKELTELLDKNFIRTLNQIGRAKWFTKLDVSAAFHKIWIAKGQEWMTAFRTRYGLFEWLVTPFGLANAPSTFQKYIN from the exons ATGTCTCAGGAGGAGTTGGTTGTATTAAGGAAGGAACTAACTGAACTGTTAGACAAGAACTTTATTAGA ACACTGAACCAGATTGGACGGGCTAAGTGGTTTACCAAACTGGatgtttcagctgccttcCACAAAATCTGGATTGCCAAAGGCCAGGAGTGGATGACAGCTTTTCGTACGAGATATGGCCTTTTTGAATGGCTTGTTACACCATTTGGCCTGGCAAATGCCCCCAGCACTTTCCAGAAGTACATTAACTAG
- a CDS encoding uncharacterized protein (transcript_id=CADANIAT00002149), with protein sequence MRPRPMHPDVRTFNGENAHNYLAFKINLRTKFTIDGNSYPDSSAKAYYIFSRLEGKASRRMLPWMEANGPTISYEGLMEAMDKAYLDADRQQRALVRINTMRQNNRDLDEFLDNFNKALLNTGGMDWHDDQKKSLLETAISLPLLQAMVRREQADLYNSYQPPPARATTDGPMDWEPTVAAVQQRRRATDN encoded by the exons ATGCGCCCCCGTCCGATGCACCCAGACGTGAGAACATTTAATGGAGAAAACGCCCACAACTATCTTGCCTTCAAGATAAACCTCCGTACAAAGTTTACAATTGATGGGAATTCCTACCCTGACAGCTCCGCAAAAGCCTACTACATCTTTAGTCGCCTGGAGGGGAAGGCTAGCCGACGAATGCTGCCATGGATGGAAGCCAACGGACCAACAATCTCGTATGAAGGCCTTATGGAGGCGATGGATAAAGCATACTTGGATGCAGACCGACAACAAAGAGCTCTCGTACGGATTAATACCATGCGCCAGAACAACAGGGACCTGGACGAGTTCCTGGACAATTTCAACAAAGCCCTACTGAATACAGGTGGCATGGATTGGCATGATGACCAGAAGAAGTCCCTCCTGGAAACAGCTATTAGCCTGCCACTCCTTCAAGCTATGGTCAGGAGAGAACAAGCTGACTTGTATAACAG CTATCAGCCTCCACCCGCCCGAGCTACCACTGATGGTCCCATGGACTGGGAGCccactgttgctgctgtccagCAGCGTCGCCGAGCTACTGACAACTAA
- a CDS encoding uncharacterized protein (transcript_id=CADANIAT00002150), with protein sequence MRVLGIINYLNILATQRVAPPGFGAAKNIQNPMDN encoded by the exons atgcgggttttggg tattataaactatctaa atatcttggcaacccagcgggttgctccgccgggctttggggcagccaaaaatatccaaaacccaatggataattag
- a CDS encoding uncharacterized protein (transcript_id=CADANIAT00002151), producing the protein METESCLTDQAILAKINQLRELNVGLIIPLPQLVIVGDQSSGKSSVLENLTRFSFPCGAGLCTCYTAQITCHNEPQKSVFISIIPRSDTDKALKLRLLKFQRRLTEIDNNELAKIFDEAHRVMDIRMSTDGSDTGVGAFSRDILKIEISGPEQNHLTVIDVPGIFRVPTDGKQIFILAGCSVRNISSLQLW; encoded by the exons ATGGAAACTGAGTCTTGTCTGACAGACCAGGCCATCTTGGCCAAGATCAATCAGTTAAGAGAGCTGAATGTTGGCTTGATTATCCCTCTCCCTCAG CTCGTTATTGTCGGAGACCAGTCATCTGGAAAAAGCTCTGTCCTTGAGAACTTAACCAgattttctttcccttgTGGTGCGGGCCTTTGCACTTGCTACACAGCGCAGATTACATGCCACAATGAACCCCAGAAGAGTGTCTTCATATCCATTATTCCTCGTTCCGATACAGACAAAGCGCTCAAGTTGCGCCTGCTTAAGTTTCAGCGCCGCCTTACGGAGATTGATAACAATGAGCTTGCTAAGATTTTTGATGAG GCTCACCGTGTGATGGACATCCGTATGAGCACAGATGGCTCAGATACTGGCGTCGGCGCGTTTAGCCGGGACATTCTTAAGATCGAAATCAGCGGACCCGAG CAAAACCATCTAACAGTTATTGACGTCCCTGGCATATTCCGTGTCCCTACAGATGGCAAGCAGATCTTCATCTTGGCAGGATGCTCGGTTCGGAACATCTCCTCTCTTCAGCTGTGGTGA